Proteins co-encoded in one Aspergillus fumigatus Af293 chromosome 6, whole genome shotgun sequence genomic window:
- a CDS encoding dihydrodipicolinate synthase family protein yields MLCACPTYFRESESNSTFCKHVRRYSTEIKRQLPQECNAQKYHTSSQHSLEVRTFLVNMVGFDMCGLTPAPVTPFTQDGAVDYEAIQRLGSWLGSIDGVKGLVVLGHAGEGTFLTAEEQVSVIKAFVKSVDGKVPIIAGITGEGTEVAALEAKRAKEAGAAAGLLYPSHGWLRFGYQRGAPQHRYRRVYEVSGLPLILFQYPDNTKATYDLQTMLDIAAQPGCFAMKNGVRNMRRWDTEIPIIRAQRPDLQILSCHDEYLLHTAFDVDGFLVGYGNIAPEPLIELIKAGKAKDYKKAREIHDRLLPVTKSVYHRGSHMEGTVALKHGLVARGILEHATVRSPLLPLEPGAEQEIHAAINAASLSKVVV; encoded by the coding sequence ATGCTTTGCGCCTGCCCCACATATTTCCGGGAATCCGAATCCAATTCAACTTTCTGCAAACATGTAAGGAGGTATTCGACAGAGATAAAGAGGCAGTTGCCGCAAGAATGCAATGCCCAAAAATACCATACATCTTCTCAACATTCACTTGAAGTTCGCACGTTTCTCGTCAACATGGTCGGATTTGATATGTGTGGATTGACCCCCGCTCCGGTCACTCCTTTCACTCAAGATGGTGCTGTGGACTACGAAGCCATCCAGCGTCTTGGCTCCTGGCTCGGCAGTATCGATGGAGTGAAAGGTCTCGTGGTTCTTGGACACGCTGGCGAGGGCACATTTCTTACCGCCGAGGAGCAAGTCTCAGTCATCAAAGCGTTCGTCAAATCGGTTGATGGCAAAGTCCCAATTATTGCTGGCATCACGGGTGAAGGCACCGAAGTTGCCGCCCTCGAGGCCAAGCGAGCAaaagaagctggagctgctgctgggctgCTCTACCCGTCTCACGGCTGGTTGCGCTTCGGATACCAACGTGGTGCCCCTCAACATCGGTACCGTCGTGTGTATGAAGTCTCTGGCCTGCCTTTGATCCTTTTCCAGTACCCTGACAACACAAAGGCCACCTATGATTTGCAGACCATGCTGGACATTGCTGCCCAGCCCGGATGCTTTGCCATGAAGAACGGCGTGCGCAACATGCGCCGATGGGACACAGAAATTCCCATCATTCGGGCTCAACGACCTGATCTGCAAATTCTCTCATGCCACGACGAATACCTTCTCCACACTGCATTCGATGTCGACGGTTTCTTGGTTGGTTACGGAAACATCGCCCCCGAGCCTCTTATCGAGCTCATCAAGGCCGGAAAGGCCAAGGACTATAAGAAGGCACGGGAGATCCATGATCGGCTCTTGCCTGTCACTAAGAGCGTATATCACCGTGGATCTCACATGGAGGGCACTGTTGCACTCAAACATGGTCTTGTTGCTCGCGGAATTCTGGAACACGCCACTGTTCGCTCGCCTCTTTTGCCCCTTGAGCCTGGTGCGGAGCAGGAAATTCATGCTGCTATCAATGCTGCTTCACTCAGTAAGGTGGTAGTATGA
- a CDS encoding Zn(II)2Cys6 transcription factor, which yields MSRRSLGTTTPPSHPPASLPRSESPRASVTKRPLNTTNKSGDDENRRKDPKVSRACDTCKKKKIRCDGTIPCTNCTKRKVSCAYDMKYGRGRPPTPPSSAAIREHQNRLRSNYSYDLSNWQPPVSVAPEISSPLVHSRASPTGEIEGQYFDPTSGLNFLHRAWKKLLTTQNDQPASYRLSVSEQNQLLTSAGDRPFHIESDALDSFIPDASTARKLQQFYFETCVVTYRMFHRPSVEGWMEIFLKDGQGAGPTARSLGKAKTATLLTIMAIANLRLHRVSGETSTEAESLALKRSDHLFCAGMRMTEEEIGFPRLESAQARLVQVLYLLQTSRINKAWYTFGNAFQITLSLGMHRRRDQKRDYPFTSRRQDYITSECYKRTFWVAYTVDRYLSVVLGRPRLYQDEDIDQNFPDTVNDEDMTPDGFSISDDPADCYIDALIYHAKIAQIIGKISREVYSVSELYSQNRLAAAHRLGRELHEWRESLPPHLGTVKPTTLIPSFRRQAIALQLAYFHAIIHAYRPFLLSDAASEIVSECILATKACLELINKVARDSMLFHSFWWTHYVIFCALAVVYVWEIQRTTRSLVETVDTSLGKIFELAEKCHGHLKRASTGLSQNQRYSVILDELRSEAQRCRSLTTNPPKIDQEGACGGEASANANNGFRLLQDPNMFGTGLEAILPEGVMLNMPDSFLFNDWQTLDSSVCISV from the exons ATGTCGCGCCGATCGCTTGGAACAACCACACCACCCAGTCACCCGCCAGCATCTCTCCCCAGATCAGAGTCACCAAGAGCTTCTGTAACTAAGCGCCCCCTAAACACGACGAATAAAAGTGGGGATGATGAGAACCGTCGGAAAGACCCGAAGGTTAGTAGGGCTTGTGACACctgcaagaagaagaaaatacGATGCGACGGTACAATTCCGTGTACCAACTGTACCAAGAGGAAGGTCAGTTGCGCGTATGACATGAAGTATGGCCGAGGGCGACCCCCGACacctccatcttcagccgCGATTCGCGAACATCAAAACAGGCTGAGAAGTAATTACTCATATGATCTCTCTAACTGGCAGCCACCAGTCTCCGTCGCTCCTGAAATATCGTCGCCACTAGTCCATTCTCGAGCCTCACCAACTGGTGAAATTGAGGGTCAATATTTTGATCCTACCTCGGGATTGAACTTTTTACACCGAGCATGGAAAAAGCTTTTGACCACCCAGAATGATCAACCGGCATCATACCGCCTAAGCGTTTCGGAGCAGAATCAGCTCCTTACATCAGCAGGTGACCGACCCTTTCACATTGAGAGCGATGCATTGGACAGCTTCATTCCTGATGCCTCAACAGCGAGAAAGCTGCAGCAATTCTACTTCGAGACGTGTGTGGTCACATACCGCATGTTCCATCGACCGAGTGTGGAAGGCTGGATGGAGATCTTTCTGAAAGATGGACAAGGCGCAGGGCCCACTGCTCGGTCTCTTGGTAAGGCCAAAACTGCGACTCTCCTTACCATCATGGCTATCGCGAACCTGCGCCTGCACAGGGTGAGCGGGGAGACATCAACGGAGGCTGAGTCGCTTGCCTTGAAACGGAGCGATCACTTGTTTTGTGCTGGTATGAGAATGACTGAAGAGGAGATTGGGTTTCCGCGTCTTGAATCAGCACAGGCACGTCTGGTCCAAGTCCTCTACCTTCTTCAAACCTCCCGTATAAATAAAGCCTGGTACACATTTGGCAATGCGTTCCAAATCACACTCTCGCTGGGTATGCACAGGAGGCGGGACCAGAAGAGGGATTACCCCTTCACAAGCAGGAGGCAGGATTATATCACGTCAGAGTGCTATAAGCGCACCTTTTGGGTGGCATATACTGTCGACAGATATCTGAGTGTTGTGCTTGGTCGGCCTCGACTTTACCAGGATGAAGACATCGACCAGAATTTTCCAGATACTGTAAACGATGAGGACATGACACCGGATGGGTTTTCCATTTCAGATGACCCGGCTGATTGTTATATCGATGCTCTCATATATCATGCGAA AATTGCTCAAATCATCGGGAAGATATCACGGGAAGTGTACTCAGTTAGCGAGCTGTATAGCCAGAATCGCTTGGCTGCTGCCCATCGGTTGGGCCGCGAATTACATGAATGGCGTGAAAGCCTGCCACCACACTTAGGTACTGTTAAGCCAACAACATTAATACCTAGTTTTCGGCGTCAGGCTATTGCCTTGCAGCTCGCATATTTCCATGCCATCATTCATGCCTATCGACCCTTTCTTTTGAGCGACGCAGCATCTGAGATTGTCAGTGAATGTATCTTAGCCACCAAGGCCTGTCTAGAGCTTATTAACAAAGTGGCGAGAGACAGCATGCTGTTTCATTCCTTCTGGTGGACTCATTATGTGATCTTCTGTGCATTGGCTGTGGTTTATGTTTGGGAGATTCAACGAACTACTCGATCCCTCGTTGAAACTGTCGATACGTCTCTGGGCAAAATATTTGAGCTTGCGGAGAAATGCCATGGTCATCTCAAGCGAGCATCTACTGGTCTATCGCAAAACCAACGATACAGCGTCATACTCGACGAACTGAGATCTGAAGCACAAAGATGTCGATCTCTGACCACAAACCCGCCAAAGATAGATCAAGAGGGTGCTTGTGGCGGCGAAGCCAGCGCCAATGCAAATAATGGCTTTCGTTTGTTGCAGGATCCGAATATGTTCGGGACTGGTTTAGAAGCCATACTTCCAGAAGGTGTCATGTTGAATATGCCGGACAGCTTCTTGTTCAATGACTGGCAGACTCTTGACTCATCGGTATGTATAAGCGTATGA
- a CDS encoding putative MFS transporter, protein MADKDAAVMHLEDQTSQGITADDAEFLENFTDEAKKKVLRKCNSLNPMRPPSHLEQEMQRSKASFQAYTWTAYSTISPCPSFSFLMSLLVPSNIILNRLKRPSRYLGFLIFCWGVIMLCTGFVENFAGLVVIRFLLGLFEAGFLPGAVLVISKWYLPNETQTRIAILYTSAASGGAFSGLLAFAIAKMDGTAGYEGWRWVSSSWLSFVPSSNSHSRQIFIIEGLVTVGMSVACYLLLLDSPSLSPGWLTPDEIRFLEVRQLASSSHSAHDGAFSKRVIFSVLTDWKIYLLILANWSNAVPNYALKFSMPEIVKSMGYKSAKAQLLTIPPYAIGAASAYGFSVFADRSSWRMPFIVVPQMSLIVAFSILFSKAADIENNIALCYFGICLACFGMYPILPGVNSWNICNIPNPQKRAVAIGYLICTGNAGGIIGSYIYKADEKPRYPTGYGTSFAFAAAGIMACLVLEFSLWTANKKKGRMSRAEVEEIYNEDQLREMGEKSPHFNYTL, encoded by the exons ATGGCGGACAAAGACGCTGCAGTCATGCACCTGGAGGACCAAACAAGTCAGGGAATCACTGCTGACGATGCAGAATTCTTAGAGAACTTTACAGATGAAGCTAAGAAAAAGGTTCTCAGAAAG TGCAATTCACTAAATCCGATGCGTCCACCTTCTCACCTTGAGCAGGAAATGCAAAGATCGAAGGCCTCCTTCCAAGCCTACACATGGACGGCCTACAGTACAATATCGCCTTGTCCATCTTTTTCATTCCTTATGTCCTTGCTG GTGCCAAGCAACATAATACTGAACCGACTGAAAAGACCATCGCGCTACTTGGGATTCCTGATCTTCTGCTGGGGTGTAATCATGCTATGCACTGGCTTTGTTGAAAACTTTGCCGGCCTCGTTGTGATTCGATTCCTACTAGGTCTATTTGA AGCCGGCTTTCTTCCTGGTGCTGTTCTCGTGATCTCAAAATGGTATCTTCCGAACGAGACACAGACCCGCATCGCTATTCTTTACACATCTGCTGCTTCTGGTGGTGCCTTTTCAGGCCTGCTGGCATTCGCGATCGCCAAAATGGATGGCACGGCAGGGTACGAAGGCTGGCGTTGGGTTAGTTCTTCCTGGTTATCATTCGTACCCTCTTCCAACTCACATTCACGCCAGATATTTATCATCGAGGGCCTTGTGACTGTTGGCATGTCGGTAGCTTGCTATTTGCTCCTTCTAGACTCACCATCCTTATCTCCAGGTTGGCTTACTCCTGATGAGATCCGCTTCCTTGAAGTGCGTCAACTAGCCTCCAGCAGTCACAGTGCCCATGATGGAGCCTTCAGCAAACGGGTCATCTTCAGCGTTCTTACTGACTGGAAAATATaccttctcatccttgccAACTGGTCCAACGCAGTTCCAAACTATGCGCTCAAATTCAGCATGCCTGAGATCGTCAAATCCATGGGCTACAAATCAGCAAAGGCCCAGCTCCTGACTATCCCTCCGTACGCCATTGGAGCTGCGTCAGCTTACGGCTTTTCCGTATTTGCTGATCGCTCCTCGTGGCGAATGCCATTCATCGTCGTCCCACAGATGTCACTCATTGTCGCGTTTTCAATATTATTCTCCAAAGCCGCCGACATCGAGAACAACATAGCACTCTGCTATTTTGGCATCTGCCTCGCATGCTTCGGGATGTATCCCATTCTTCCCGGTGTCAACTCTTGGAATATTTGCAACATACCGAATCCTCAAAAGCGCGCCGTGGCCATTGGCTATCTCATTTGTACTGGTAATGCCGGTGGTATCATTGGCAGCTACATTTACAAAGCCGATGAAAAGCCGCGGTATCCCACCGGTTATGGCACTTCATTTGCgttcgctgctgctggaatCATGGCCTGTCTGGTTCTGGAATTCAGTCTCTGGACCGCGAACAAAAAGAAAGGTCGGATGTCTAGAGCTGAAGTCGAGGAGATATATAATGAAGATCAGCTCCGTGAGATGGGTGAGAAAAGTCCTCACTTCAATTATACCCTGTGA
- a CDS encoding Ser/Thr protein phosphatase family protein: MMRSHTALSIAALLALARVPCTVFGDNIIYPQQQKEAFNATEIPRAPLPWGRVNFLHTTDTHGWLDGHANVPSWGADWGDFVSFVMHMKDKALRKKVDLLLIESGDFHDGGGLSDSTSPKGAVSDSIFENIDYDLVTIGNHGVRTWAEALNIHYNLSRVFGDRFLTSNVDVEEDKKLKSIGNRYRAFQTRNGLRIVAFGVTVNDPILRDLNHTEVHNASWIFEQEWFAEAMKKEADLYVIVGHIPTYASCLDPTKDNPMVCLRDRIRNSTDKPIQLFGGHAHHRNFTCYDDRSSGIESGKYCDTVGWVALNNVLSPTWSGTKELLGDDLHPNKSCAVGRQGDTHDAPYLLDRRYLDWNRVTFAYHTVNLEGNTDNPSVPASFDMPLGRKVTDDISKARQLLNLTHFLGCAKEEYCFNCKKVGQDGNIYELLKVALADTVVNKERAHLARVVISNDGTIRDNIYQGPFTTGDAYAVVPFPNHFLYIANMPCHHFKKMTSSLQAKQNVSCIDDDDYDEPYVIKKEGHRSQYQAHLELRNIFDYHSDHQARERKEYSPGYTTHDALGNDGDDTLHSPVIEDERYMKLFWANASFPNLPQYPPSFDVVFTDYLAPRILGALKRIGAPYTQKDVIDYLPRTYTSRDVLVDYTARNWDQDRDNCHIQKPGDR; encoded by the exons ATGATGCGGTCTCACACTGCGCTTTCCATTGCAGCGCTGCTGGCACTTGCCAGAGTGCCGTGCACTGTGTTCGGCGACAACATTATTTATCCTCAACAACAAAAAGAAGCATTCAACGCAACTGAAATACCCCGAGCTCCTCTCCCCTGGGGGAGGGTCAACTTTCTGCACACAACGGATACTCATGGATGGCTTGATGGGCACGCAAATGTACCCAGCTGGGGTGCTGACTGGGGCGACTTCGTTTCCTTTGTCATGCACATGAAAGATAAAGCCTTACGCAAGAAGGTagatcttcttcttatcGAGAGTG GAGACTTCCATGACGGTGGCGGCCTCAGCGACAGTACAAGCCCCAAAGGAGCTGTGTCAGACAGTATCTTTGAGAACATTGATTACGATCTCGTGACTATTGGTAACCACGGCGTTCGAACCTGGGCAGAAGCATTAAACATCCATTACAACCTATCGCGAGTCTTTGGTGATCGGTTTCTCACCAGTAACGTCGACgtagaagaagataaaaaaCTTAAATCAATTGGCAATCGATATCGCGCTTTTCAGACCAGAAACGGGCTACGGATCGTGGCCTTTGGAGTCACTGTCAATGACCCTATCCTCAGGGATCTAAACCATACAGAGGTTCACAATGCGAGCTGGATATTTGAACAGGAATGGTTTGCGGAAGCCATGAAGAAAGAGGCTGACCTCTACGTGATTGTTGGTCATATCCCTACCTACGCTTCCTGCCTGGATCCTACAAAGGATAATCCTATGGTGTGTCTGCGCGATAGGATCAGGAATTCCACAGATAAGCCCATCCAGCTCTTCGGGGGCCACGCCCATCATCGAAACTTCACGTGTTATGACGACAGATCCTCGGGTATTGAATCTGGCAAGTATTGCGATACCGTGGGATGGGTGGCCTTGAACAACGTGTTGTCGCCTACATGGTCTGGTAcgaaggagctgctgggTGACGATCTCCATCCAAACAAATCCTGCGCCGTaggaagacaaggagatacACACGACGCCCCTTATCTTCTAGATCGCCGATACCTGGACTGGAACCGTGTAACATTTGCGTACCATACGGTAAACCTGGAAGGAAACACCGACAACCCGTCCGTGCCAGCATCCTTTGATATGCCCCTGGGCCGCAAGGTCACCGATGATATCAGCAAAGCCCGACAGTTACTCAACCTGACCCATTTCCTAGGGTGCGCAAAAGAAGAATACTGCTTCAATTGCAAGAAAGTGGGACAGGACGGCAATATCTATGAGCTCCTAAAGGTTGCCCTCGCTGATACGGTTGTTAACAAGGAGCGGGCACACCTTGCACGGGTTGTGATTTCCAACGACGGGACAATCCGGGATAATATTTACCAAGGCCCTTTTACGACAGGGGACGCCTATGCTGTCGTGCCCTTTCCGAATCATTTCCTGTATATCGCGAATATGCCGTGTCATCATTTCAAAAAGATGACTTCAAGTTTGCAGGCAAAGCAAAACGTTTCCTGCATTGATGACGACGACTATGATGAACCCTACGTGATTAAAAAAGAGGGTCATAGATCCCAGTATCAGGCACACCTGGAGCTCCGGAACATATTTGACTATCATAGTGATCATCAGGCTAGGGAACGGAAAGAATACAGCCCAGGGTACACAACGCACGATGCCTTAGGCAACGACGGAGACGACACCCTTCACTCTCCTGTTATCGAGGACGAAAGATACATGAAACTGTTCTGGGCAAATGCCAGCTTCCCGAACCTGCCTCAGTACCCGCCTTCATTTGATGTAGTTTTCACCGACTACCTTGCGCCGAGAATCCTCGGCGCTCTTAAGAGAATAGGAGCTCCCTATACGCAGAAAGATGTCATTGATTACCTGCCGCGGACTTATACTAGTAGGGATGTCCTTGTTGATTATACTGCGAGGAATTGGGACCAGGATAGGGACAACTGTCATATCCAGAAGCCGGGTGATCGTTAG